One part of the Bradyrhizobium sp. CB1650 genome encodes these proteins:
- a CDS encoding phosphoribosyltransferase: MSASIIREHRKALLACTSLTFVVPPKDTSPRFFGKSAYISRRFEYVAEAEFASTLGQFASLIGKQPTEFAELAKHKIHRFKLEEFKRDLAYLQPASGEDPIAAELRKFFAGQLIFTILEDVRDQQKTYPPIVKRIFREAAEGLFEFGRDQAVALAEVADDLIKWMQRRRFARVIILEMPVGNCVPVEIVRRIAVAHDINVDVVEWAFPRNTAKRGGYTVRDAAQKFAEDPRVVGADCILLLDDVLTGSRLLNIAEALRRAVGKERLAVVGLHFTFPRGSRKPPYPARNLTRFDGWATQMEMPFGNKIMPTLPLFKGDQGDDFFLESPSVWIGSDLIVGKRKVNLLYNKIDFYEQIARDLASDAGKYLRSLKHSVWSEDEGGIWQFGSDIVEATFRRIFSKLSIDQLFRDVRSEAATDFPADQSAIDADLGERVMRERVDWLVTTIKKSATSQLSEQEAGTLVRAILETSNAGLNVSERRIAKDHAYGHYTSPYNATVRTLNERLCDLIASLAGK, encoded by the coding sequence GTGTCTGCCAGTATAATTCGAGAGCATCGCAAGGCCCTGCTGGCTTGTACCTCCCTCACGTTCGTCGTTCCTCCAAAGGATACGTCCCCGCGGTTCTTTGGGAAATCCGCCTACATCTCGCGCCGCTTCGAATACGTCGCCGAGGCGGAATTTGCGTCCACCCTGGGGCAATTCGCAAGCCTCATCGGAAAGCAGCCGACCGAGTTCGCTGAACTCGCCAAACACAAGATTCATCGGTTCAAACTCGAAGAGTTCAAACGCGATCTCGCTTACCTACAGCCGGCGAGTGGCGAAGATCCGATTGCCGCCGAACTGCGCAAGTTCTTCGCCGGACAATTAATATTCACTATCCTTGAGGATGTCAGGGACCAACAAAAGACATACCCACCGATCGTAAAGCGGATATTCAGAGAGGCCGCAGAGGGGCTCTTTGAGTTCGGCCGTGACCAAGCGGTCGCGCTGGCTGAGGTGGCCGATGACCTCATTAAATGGATGCAACGGCGTCGGTTTGCTCGCGTCATTATACTTGAGATGCCGGTCGGAAACTGCGTCCCCGTCGAGATCGTTCGTCGGATTGCCGTGGCCCACGACATAAATGTCGACGTTGTGGAATGGGCTTTCCCCCGAAACACCGCCAAGCGTGGCGGTTATACAGTAAGGGACGCAGCCCAAAAATTTGCTGAGGATCCGAGAGTGGTCGGTGCCGACTGCATTTTGCTGTTGGACGACGTTCTCACCGGCTCGCGACTTCTCAACATCGCCGAAGCCCTGCGACGCGCCGTTGGAAAGGAAAGGCTTGCAGTCGTCGGACTTCATTTTACGTTTCCGCGCGGAAGCCGTAAGCCTCCTTACCCCGCAAGAAATCTAACGCGGTTCGACGGTTGGGCGACGCAGATGGAAATGCCGTTCGGAAACAAAATAATGCCGACACTGCCGTTGTTCAAAGGGGATCAGGGAGACGATTTCTTCCTTGAAAGCCCATCGGTTTGGATTGGGTCGGACCTTATCGTGGGCAAGCGCAAGGTTAATCTCCTCTATAATAAGATCGATTTCTACGAACAGATCGCCCGCGACCTTGCGAGCGATGCCGGCAAGTATCTGCGATCCCTCAAACACTCGGTCTGGAGCGAAGATGAAGGCGGAATTTGGCAATTCGGGTCCGATATCGTCGAAGCAACGTTTCGGCGTATCTTCTCAAAATTGTCGATCGACCAACTATTTAGGGACGTGCGCTCCGAAGCCGCGACCGATTTCCCCGCCGACCAATCCGCGATAGATGCTGATCTTGGCGAACGAGTGATGAGGGAGAGGGTTGATTGGCTGGTAACCACGATCAAAAAGTCTGCAACATCGCAACTTTCAGAACAGGAGGCGGGGACGCTTGTTCGCGCGATTCTTGAGACGAGCAACGCCGGACTGAACGTAAGTGAGCGACGGATCGCCAAGGACCACGCCTACGGGCACTATACGTCGCCCTACAATGCGACGGTTCGCACTTTGAACGAGCGGCTTTGCGATCTGATCGCGAGTCTAGCGGGCAAGTAG